The following are encoded in a window of Phragmites australis chromosome 22, lpPhrAust1.1, whole genome shotgun sequence genomic DNA:
- the LOC133905032 gene encoding uncharacterized protein LOC133905032 — protein MHLSLWKPLSHCAAVFLAKNHRRRGGGGGGGHGGHGNNGHRDDPASFLRQLRDALDAASEDGSLCPPPDAAGADADAAVSRSRSLARLRAQRDFLRATALAAAAGPFRSLSDLPLLPHAIATFLAMYPDYASTSDVDRLRVDHYSHLDAPGAGRVCLDYCGFGLFDSSWDSSSSSFTLHELNANLSNHALYGSAEPGTVENDTKERILEYLNVPASEYALVFTVSRGSAFRLLAECYPFESNRRLLTMFDHESQSVNWMAQSARAKGAKTRTAWFRWPTLKLCSTELRKEIVGKKKGRRRDAAVGLFVFPAQSRVTGAKYSYQWMALAQQNGWHVMLDAGALGPKDMDSLGLSLFRPDFIITSFYRVFGADPTGFGCLLIKKSVIGSLQGRNGCNASGMVRIVPVFPQYLSDSVDGFDAFDGLEGDYGIHKDEKPASNAQNGPQLPAFSGVYTSSQVRETFESDPGRDSSSDRDGASTIFEETDSISMGEVMRSPAFSEDCSSENSFWVDVGQSPLGSEKSGQFKKGKLGSPLPSSWLNGRKSNRRMSPNLTSRISRSPLYDGHVISFDAAVLSVSQDADCLKEEPEEEIFENGRGNHFRQVSEIQEEPEVEEVECQLAMNGGAEHKESAIRRETEGEFRLLGGRDGNNRFTGGRLFGVEEIDGALSMGRRVSFSTEANIIADRLNRASDAAEASGYTFHNDDGCASDGYDDAQDWGRREPEIFCRHIDHVDMMGLNRTTLRLRYLINWLVTSLLQLKLPDSKGGDGVSLVHIYGPKIKYERGAAVAFNVKQSDGTFVNAEVVQKIAEKNGISVGIGFLSHIKVDMNQKQLNGMLDIPEASFCKNGRRDNKKVTVRVEVVTASLGFLTNFEDVYKMWAFVAKFLDNSFLENERLTIAADYSGQT, from the coding sequence ATGCATCTCTCCCTATGGAAGCCGCTCTCCCACTGCGCCGCCGTCTTCCTCGCCAAGAAccaccggcggcgcggcggcggcgggggcggtgGGCACGGTGGCCATGGCAACAACGGCCACCGTGACGACCCGGCCTCCTTCCTACGGCAGCTGCGCGACGCGCTCGACGCAGCGTCGGAGGACGGCTCCCTCTGCCCGCCGCCGGATGCCGCCGGCGCAGACGCGGACGCCGCCGtgtcccgctcccgctccctaGCGCGCCTGCGTGCGCAGCGGGACTTCCTGCGCGCCACCGCCCTTGCCGCAGCCGCCGGCCCGTTCCGCTCCCTCTCCGACCTCCCGCTCCTCCCTCACGCCATCGCCACCTTCCTCGCCATGTACCCGGACTATGCCTCCACCTCCGACGTCGACCGCCTCCGCGTGGACCATTACTCCCACCTCGACGCCCCCGGTGCTGGCAGGGTCTGCCTAGACTACTGCGGCTTCGGCCTCTTCGACTCCAGCTGggactcctcctcctcgtccttcaCACTGCACGAGCTCAATGCCAATTTGAGCAACCATGCACTCTATGGCAGCGCTGAGCCCGGCACGGTGGAGAATGACACCaaggagcgcatcttggagtaCTTGAATGTGCCGGCCAGCGAGTATGCGTTAGTGTTCACCGTGAGCCGAGGGTCAGCGTTCCGGCTGCTTGCTGAGTGCTACCCGTTTGAGAGCAACCGGAGGCTGCTGACCATGTTCGACCATGAGAGCCAGTCAGTGAACTGGATGGCGCAGAGCGCACGGGCAAAGGGTGCCAAGACGCGCACCGCCTGGTTCCGGTGGCCAACACTGAAGCTCTGCTCGACGGAGCTGCGGAAGGAGATCGTGGGTAAGAAGAAGGGGCGACGACGGGATGCTGCGGTTGGGTTGTTTGTGTTCCCTGCACAGTCTCGTGTGACTGGCGCCAAGTACTCCTACCAATGGATGGCGCTGGCGCAGCAGAATGGGTGGCATGTGATGCTTGATGCCGGTGCACTTGGTCCCAAGGACATGGATTCTCTGGGGCTCTCGCTGTTCCGGCCAGACTTCATTATAACTTCATTCTACAGGGTGTTTGGTGCAGACCCGACTGGGTTCGGTTGCCTTCTGATCAAGAAGTCAGTTATTGGGAGCTTGCAGGGGAGGAATGGGTGTAATGCGTCGGGGATGGTGAGGATTGTTCCTGTGTTTCCACAGTATCTGAGTGATTCAGTTGATGGATTTGATGCATTTGATGGGCTTGAAGGTGACTACGGCATTCACAAAGATGAAAAGCCAGCATCTAATGCCCAGAATGGGCCGCAGCTGCCAGCATTTTCTGGTGTTTACACCTCTTCTCAGGTCAGAGAGACGTTTGAAAGTGATCCTGGTCGTGACAGCAGCTCGGATAGGGATGGTGCGAGCACCATATTTGAGGAAACTGACAGCATCTCTATGGGTGAGGTCATGAGGAGTCCGGCATTCAGTGAGGACTGCTCATCAGAGAATTCTTTCTGGGTTGATGTTGGCCAGAGTCCATTGGGGTCAGAGAAGTCTGGTCAGTTCAAGAAAGGGAAACTGGGATCACCGTTACCATCTTCTTGGTTAAATGGAAGAAAGAGTAACAGGAGGATGTCACCAAACTTAACTTCCAGGATCTCGAGAAGCCCACTTTACGATGGTCATGTGATTTCCTTTGATGCAGCTGTGCTGTCAGTGTCACAAGATGCAGACTGCCTCAAGGAAGAGCCTGAAGAAGAAATCTTTGAGAATGGCCGGGGAAATCATTTCAGGCAGGTGAGTGAGATCCAAGAGGAGCCAGAGGTTGAAGAGGTGGAATGCCAACTTGCTATGAACGGTGGTGCAGAGCACAAAGAAAGTGCGATAAGGAGGGAGACTGAAGGGGAATTCCGGCTGCTGGGAGGGAGGGATGGCAACAACAGATTTACTGGAGGGCGACTCTTCGGTGTTGAAGAGATTGATGGAGCTTTAAGCATGGGGCGTAGAGTTTCATTCAGCACAGAGGCTAATATTATTGCTGACAGGCTAAATCGGGCCTCGGATGCTGCTGAAGCTTCTGGATATACATTTCACAATGATGATGGTTGTGCAAGTGATGGGTATGATGATGCTCAGGACTGGGGCAGGAGGGAACCAGAGATATTTTGCAGGCACATTGATCATGTTGATATGATGGGGCTCAACAGAACTACCCTGAGGTTAAGATACCTGATCAATTGGCTAGTCACTTCACTGTTGCAGCTGAAGTTGCCAGACTCAAAAGGTGGTGATGGAGTCTCTCTTGTCCACATTTACGGTCCAAAGATTAAGTATGAAAGGGGAGCTGCTGTTGCTTTCAATGTGAAGCAAAGTGATGGCACATTTGTTAATGCCGAAGTTGTTCAGAAGATTGCTGAGAAAAATGGCATATCTGTTGGCATTGGTTTTCTTAGTCATATAAAGGTAGATATGAACCAGAAACAGTTAAATGGCATGCTAGATATACCTGAGGCTTCCTTTTGCAAGAATGGTCGCAGAGACAACAAAAAGGTGACTGTAAGAGTTGAAGTTGTGACTGCATCACTTGGCTTCCTTACTAACTTTGAAGATGTTTACAAGATGTGGGCTTTTGTTGCCAAGTTTCTAGATAATTCATTTCTTGAAAATGAGCGCCTCACAATTGCTGCTGACTACTCAGGACAAACTTGA